A region of the Dermatophagoides farinae isolate YC_2012a chromosome 7, ASM2471394v1, whole genome shotgun sequence genome:
ATATGTGTACTGCTTGATAGTCAAGATAATCCATTGTCAAtgtgattatgattgaatttaaattgaatgaaaatgaaaaacaaaaaattacaatcaaaaaacaaaacaaaacaaaacaaaaaaaaaacacgatacaaattatcaaattattgttttcaagTGAAATCGTGTGCCAACTTTATAGtgataatatatataatgtgatataataaaaatgtgatATATTGACATTtatcatagaaaaaaaaagaatggatccaaatgataacaaaatttaaaaatcatcaacattgtttGAAGCTTATATCCattacatttattcattcaatcattcaatcaatgattggaAATCTTGTCATTTAAATTCagattaatttgattttttttcttgtcactTATTGCATCGATAATaacagataataataataatgatgattgcgattgatttatgatttattattggaaTGTTTATAAGAAATACTATTTATATAAGTTCCTGGTCAGCCAAAAATAACTTTTATTTTGGTGATTGCATATATATTGGTTCCAGGATCTTGTTGTGTTTATAAATAagcaaaaatatttaaataaaacaattcaattttttttattcaatcatctgattgaaattgattagaattttttttccaaattgattaaattaaatatCTCTTTACGTATTAGACAATCAATATAGCGGCCACAATTAGTTTTTGGTATATTATATTGAACAAATAGAAAGAATTCATCTAAATCAGCAACATTTTCTAAAATTTTATATGTATgtaaataattaaaattagaagaattttttttccaaatccaGGATCACTATTATTGATTGCAATACCTTTGATGTAATCAACAATTTGTTGATTAAGTTCCGGTGTTAGATGTGTATTGACAAATTTCAATGCTACTAATGCAGCACAttttcctgttgttgtttcaatgacATATGCTTCTGCTATCAATGGATGATTAAGCAGATAGGATTCAATTCTAGATTgttgaacaattgaaatcaattccATTGATGAATATCGATATTGTCCATGCAAATAGATTAgaccattttcatcatagaAACCAATGTCCTGTGTGATTAAccatcgatgatgacaatgttcATCAGctgttgattgattcattgtttgctgaaaatttaattccaTTATACGAGAactgtttttatttcaaaaattttttttttattaacaattttcgaaatcaaattaaatcaaaataaatatgatACTAACCTATTATTACTAAGATAACCGATGGCAAACATATTTCGTTCACGTCCAATGGCAATCAGACCACAACAATTTGCTTCtaacatttcatcatcataatcgaacAGACTGTGAATTTTAATCTGCGTATTTGGCAATGGAAATCCGGctgaatcataatcatttgaattacgTATCAACATTGTTATTGGAGTTGGTGTTTCAGCCATCAGATAACAATGACGAATAGAACGGACATTTGgaaaacgatgaaaaaatttttgacatAATATTGTCGATATTTTGCCACCAAATgcaatgattttgatcagATATTCAAGCTTAACATTATGTCCAGTATCTTTTAGCAATTTGATCAGAAAATTTGATGGTAAAATAGCCAAATAAATTCTATATCGAACAATGGCATCAATAATATGAACATAATCATAACTGGGAAGCAATACAAAACTACATCCATTCACAATGGCTGATATAAACATGAGAATATTTTCAAGATGTTCAAACGAACCATAAAccaataatttatcaatggaacgaaattcaaaaattcgaCCATCGGCTATCGTTTCGCTTGTGGCaaccaatgaaaaatgattatgaataaaaagcCTTGGTGGCCATTGATGTGTaccatttgaattgaatgccAAACAAGGTACGGTAACGACATTAATCGGCTTgtataattgattaatttcattcaaatttgaatttaaccAATCACCTAGatgtacaattttttcattatcaatagaatcatcattggtgtGTACACAACcatagagaaaaattttctatcaaaaataaaagaaaaaaaaataaaaataaatttcatcgatgcaaagaaaaatgaatgacaaaacACAACCTTGATTTGTGTGATTGAATTTAACAATTTTCGAATGACaaccaaatcaaattcattgccATGATCAATATTCATTACAAGATATTGTACACTATGTTGTATGATGAATGTTCGAATATCTTCTACAATGGTGATAAATTAGATTttataaagagaaaaaaaaatcaaaaattaaaaattaaaaacttACGCAATGAATTATTGTTACAAGGTAAATTCATCGGTATTGCACCATTACAAATGGCGCCAAAATATAAAGctaaatattcaaatgaatttggtCCAATAAATACGATAAATTCACCAGCCGAAATGtgtttattcaataatgttgCCGCTTGTCTAATATAATGGCCAAGATCTTCATATGTACAGGTGTTTTGAGTTTCATATTCAATCTACATTAATAtatgatttgaaaacaaatgaacaaactaGAATAACAAAACGAATACATACAATCTTTTGTTGTGAATGATTACCGGATAATTTATCCAGTAAATATTGTGCAAACGAAACACGACGAATTGAATCCAGATTACAACGCCAATatggatgaataattttcgatgcatttgattcgaaacgaattgttgtttgtgcTAATATTGCATTGACTGAATGCATTTTCTACTTGTTTGAATCACTTATAATTTACAAATTGGCTattccattttcaaaaacTACAAACTACAAACTACAAATGacgaatgaatcaatcaaatacatatacaataaatgaatgaacaagaaagaaatccaatccaaaataaaactattgaatgattggaaaa
Encoded here:
- the LOC124496373 gene encoding uncharacterized protein LOC124496373 isoform X2 is translated as MHSVNAILAQTTIRFESNASKIIHPYWRCNLDSIRRVSFAQYLLDKLSGNHSQQKIIEYETQNTCTYEDLGHYIRQAATLLNKHISAGEFIVFIGPNSFEYLALYFGAICNGAIPMNLPCNNNSLQDIRTFIIQHSVQYLVMNIDHGNEFDLVVIRKLLNSITQIKKIFLYGCVHTNDDSIDNEKIVHLGDWLNSNLNEINQLYKPINVVTVPCLAFNSNGTHQWPPRLFIHNHFSLVATSETIADGRIFEFRSIDKLLVYGSFEHLENILMFISAIVNGCSFVLLPSYDYVHIIDAIVRYRIYLAILPSNFLIKLLKDTGHNVKLEYLIKIIAFGGKISTILCQKFFHRFPNVRSIRHCYLMAETPTPITMLIRNSNDYDSAGFPLPNTQIKIHSLFDYDDEMLEANCCGLIAIGRERNMFAIGYLSNNRLQTMNQSTADEHCHHRWLITQDIGFYDENGLIYLHGQYRYSSMELISIVQQSRIESYLLNHPLIAEAYVIETTTGKCAALVALKFVNTHLTPELNQQIVDYIKENVADLDEFFLFVQYNIPKTNCGRYIDCLIRKEIFNLINLEKKF
- the LOC124496373 gene encoding uncharacterized protein LOC124496373 isoform X1: MHSVNAILAQTTIRFESNASKIIHPYWRCNLDSIRRVSFAQYLLDKLSGNHSQQKIIEYETQNTCTYEDLGHYIRQAATLLNKHISAGEFIVFIGPNSFEYLALYFGAICNGAIPMNLPCNNNSLQDIRTFIIQHSVQYLVMNIDHGNEFDLVVIRKLLNSITQIKKIFLYGCVHTNDDSIDNEKIVHLGDWLNSNLNEINQLYKPINVVTVPCLAFNSNGTHQWPPRLFIHNHFSLVATSETIADGRIFEFRSIDKLLVYGSFEHLENILMFISAIVNGCSFVLLPSYDYVHIIDAIVRYRIYLAILPSNFLIKLLKDTGHNVKLEYLIKIIAFGGKISTILCQKFFHRFPNVRSIRHCYLMAETPTPITMLIRNSNDYDSAGFPLPNTQIKIHSLFDYDDEMLEANCCGLIAIGRERNMFAIGYLSNNSSRIMELNFQQTMNQSTADEHCHHRWLITQDIGFYDENGLIYLHGQYRYSSMELISIVQQSRIESYLLNHPLIAEAYVIETTTGKCAALVALKFVNTHLTPELNQQIVDYIKENVADLDEFFLFVQYNIPKTNCGRYIDCLIRKEIFNLINLEKKF